In Methylocystis echinoides, one genomic interval encodes:
- a CDS encoding ABC-F family ATP-binding cassette domain-containing protein, translated as MLTINDLTYRLGDRLIFDHAGVFLPGRCRAGFVGRNGAGKTTLFRLIAAEISPESGTIALPARTRLGRVEQEAPGGPTSLMDFVLAADRERAELLARAENAHDPHDIADIQTRLADIDAHSAPARAAAILHGLGFDAAAQRRPLSEFSGGWRMRVALAAVLFSQPDLLLLDEPTNYLDLEGTLWLVDYLARYPASVVVISHDRDLLDAVATHILHLERGKLALYKGDYSAFEKQRREAQLLAAKGARKQEERRKHLQAFVDRFRAKATKARQAQSRLKMLEKMEPVAAIVDDSVLPIHLPSPEKPLSPPIIALERVSVGYGERVVLSRLTLSLSNDDRIGLLGANGNGKSTFAKLLGGRLAPMDGKMVRAARLEAGFFAQHQIEDLNEQDTPYLVFSRLMPDAPEARVRARAAQTGFSGARADTKVANLSGGEKARLLLGVASFNAPHLLILDEPTNHLDIDSRAALIEAVNEYEGAVILVSHDRYLLDACADRLLLVDEGTVRPFDGDMDDYARVVLSKTKGEEPRPAPAAPSPEAPRRRDAGQIRRKLAAAEDKVEKFTGLLARVDEALAAPDAFVRNPQEAAKLAAQREDLAKALAAAEEQWLELASEADGA; from the coding sequence ATGCTCACGATCAACGACCTCACCTACCGGCTGGGCGACCGCCTCATTTTCGATCACGCGGGCGTCTTCCTGCCAGGCCGATGCCGCGCCGGCTTTGTCGGCCGCAACGGCGCCGGCAAGACCACGCTTTTCCGTCTGATCGCTGCGGAAATTTCGCCGGAGTCCGGGACTATCGCCCTGCCCGCGCGCACGAGGCTCGGCCGGGTCGAGCAGGAAGCGCCCGGCGGGCCGACCAGCCTGATGGACTTCGTATTGGCCGCAGACCGCGAGCGCGCCGAGCTTCTTGCCCGAGCCGAGAACGCGCACGACCCTCACGACATCGCCGACATCCAGACCCGCCTGGCGGACATTGACGCCCATTCCGCCCCCGCCCGCGCCGCGGCGATTCTCCACGGGCTCGGTTTCGACGCCGCCGCCCAGCGCCGGCCCTTGTCGGAATTTTCAGGCGGCTGGCGCATGCGCGTGGCGCTCGCCGCGGTGCTGTTCTCCCAACCGGATCTGCTGCTGCTCGACGAGCCCACGAATTATCTCGATCTCGAAGGCACGCTCTGGCTCGTCGACTATCTCGCGCGCTACCCGGCGAGCGTTGTGGTCATCAGTCACGATCGCGACCTCCTCGACGCCGTCGCGACGCATATTTTGCACCTCGAACGCGGCAAGCTCGCCCTCTACAAAGGCGATTACTCGGCTTTCGAGAAGCAGCGTCGCGAGGCGCAGCTGCTCGCGGCAAAGGGCGCCCGGAAGCAGGAAGAGCGCCGTAAGCACCTGCAGGCCTTCGTCGACCGCTTCCGAGCCAAGGCCACCAAGGCGCGGCAGGCGCAGTCGCGGCTCAAAATGCTCGAGAAAATGGAGCCGGTCGCCGCGATCGTCGACGACAGCGTTCTGCCAATTCACCTGCCCTCGCCGGAGAAGCCGCTTTCGCCGCCGATCATCGCGCTGGAGCGGGTCTCTGTCGGCTATGGCGAGCGGGTGGTTCTCTCGCGTCTGACGCTCTCCCTCTCCAACGACGACCGGATCGGGCTGCTCGGCGCCAACGGCAACGGCAAATCCACCTTCGCCAAGCTGCTCGGCGGGAGGCTCGCGCCGATGGACGGGAAGATGGTGCGCGCCGCCAGGCTGGAGGCGGGGTTTTTCGCCCAGCACCAGATCGAGGACCTCAACGAGCAGGACACGCCCTATCTCGTCTTCTCACGGCTGATGCCCGACGCGCCAGAGGCGCGGGTGCGGGCGCGGGCGGCGCAGACCGGTTTTTCAGGAGCCCGCGCGGACACCAAGGTCGCAAATCTCTCCGGGGGCGAGAAAGCGCGGCTGCTGCTCGGCGTCGCCTCGTTCAACGCCCCGCACCTCCTTATCCTCGACGAACCGACGAACCATCTGGATATCGATAGCCGAGCCGCCCTGATCGAAGCGGTCAATGAATACGAGGGCGCGGTGATTCTGGTCTCACACGACCGCTATCTGCTCGACGCCTGCGCCGACCGGCTCTTGCTCGTGGACGAGGGAACGGTACGCCCCTTCGACGGCGACATGGACGATTATGCGCGCGTGGTGCTGTCGAAGACCAAGGGGGAGGAGCCCAGGCCCGCGCCGGCGGCGCCCTCGCCCGAGGCGCCGAGGCGCCGCGATGCGGGGCAGATCAGGCGCAAGCTCGCGGCCGCGGAGGACAAGGTCGAAAAATTTACTGGCCTGCTGGCCCGCGTCGACGAAGCGCTCGCCGCGCCGGACGCCTTTGTCCGCAACCCGCAGGAGGCCGCCAAGCTCGCGGCCCAGCGCGAGGATCTCGCCAAGGCGCTCGCCGCCGCGGAAGAGCAATGGCTGGAGTTGGCCAGCGAGGCGGACGGCGCATAA
- a CDS encoding DUF5132 domain-containing protein, whose translation MALFEDLFKMEGAAGPAALGLGAVLLGPTLLRILRPVAKELIKTGIVIYDEARGAVSEAYEAAGNVVAEARAERDDEVEAHSREEETPHRTVRTHAPHHEPRARPAH comes from the coding sequence ATGGCACTGTTCGAGGACCTTTTCAAAATGGAAGGCGCTGCGGGGCCAGCGGCGCTTGGGTTAGGGGCGGTTCTCTTGGGCCCGACCTTGCTGCGTATACTAAGGCCCGTCGCCAAAGAACTCATCAAGACCGGAATCGTGATCTACGATGAGGCTCGTGGAGCGGTTTCGGAGGCGTATGAGGCTGCGGGCAACGTCGTGGCGGAGGCCCGCGCTGAGCGAGATGACGAGGTGGAAGCGCATAGCCGCGAAGAGGAAACCCCTCATAGGACTGTTCGCACCCACGCGCCGCATCATGAACCGCGCGCTCGGCCAGCGCATTAG
- a CDS encoding terminase small subunit, with protein MPVLHNPRHEIFAQEIAKGASQREAYRAAGYEGENEDAVDASASRLLTDAKVVLRVQEIQANAAKRAEITIERTLLELAKIGYADIRKAVRWGEGVAVRDADGNETVSNGVSMLDSAAIDDDTAAAIAEVAQTRDGIRVKFHDKLAALDKIGKHLGMFSERVELTGKDGGPIETKGDQALTIETARKLAFLLETGRRAMEGKAKNGV; from the coding sequence ATGCCCGTCCTGCATAACCCTCGCCATGAAATCTTCGCGCAAGAGATCGCCAAGGGCGCGTCTCAGCGCGAGGCTTATCGTGCGGCTGGTTACGAGGGCGAAAATGAAGACGCGGTCGACGCCAGCGCCTCTCGACTGCTAACCGATGCTAAGGTTGTGCTAAGGGTCCAGGAGATTCAGGCCAATGCCGCCAAGCGCGCCGAGATCACAATCGAGCGCACGCTGTTGGAGCTTGCGAAGATCGGCTACGCGGACATTCGGAAGGCTGTCCGATGGGGTGAAGGCGTCGCCGTCAGAGACGCGGATGGCAATGAGACTGTTAGTAATGGCGTCTCGATGCTGGATAGCGCCGCGATCGACGACGACACGGCTGCGGCCATCGCGGAAGTCGCCCAAACCCGCGACGGCATTCGGGTTAAGTTCCACGACAAGCTCGCGGCTTTGGACAAGATCGGCAAGCATCTCGGCATGTTCTCGGAGAGGGTGGAACTGACGGGCAAAGATGGCGGGCCGATAGAGACCAAGGGCGACCAGGCGCTGACGATCGAGACGGCTCGCAAGCTCGCGTTCCTGCTGGAGACCGGCCGGCGGGCGATGGAAGGGAAGGCGAAAAATGGGGTTTGA